GTAGGTGCCGGCGTAGGCGGCGCCCGCGATGCCGCCGCCGGTGGTCGGGTTGACGTGGCCGGCCGCGTCGCCGACGGCGACGAAGCCCGGTGCGACGGCCGAGTCGTACGGGCGGCGAGTGGGGAGGGCGGCGCCGAGTTTGTCCTTGACTTCCGCGCCCCGGAACTCGGGGCGCTTCTGGAGGTCACGGCGCAGGTCCTCGACCAACTTCATCGGCTCCTCGGTCATCTGGAAGCCGAGGCCGGCGTTGATGGTCGTGCTCGTCCGCGGGAAATACCAGAGGTAGCCCGCGGCGCGCTGGGTCGGCTTGAACACGAGGGCGTCGTCCCACTCGACTTCCTCGGGCACCTCGACGATTTCGCGGTAGGCGGAACAGAACTGCGAGTAGGAGACGTTGGTGTCGAAGGTGGCACTCTCGAAGTCGGCCTTGTCCTGCAGGATGGAGAGGGCGCCGGCGGCGTCGACGGTCACCGCGGCCTCGTAGGTGACGGGGTCGCCCTTCCGAATCCCGCGGACGCCGGTGATGCGGGCGCCGTCCTGTACCACGTCCTGGACGACGGTGTCGTAGTGGAACTCGGCGCCGGCGGCCTCGGCACTCTCGATGATGCGACGGCCGAACGCGTGGCGGTCGATGACGGCGAGTTCGCCCGGCACCGGGATGTCGAGCACCGTGTCGTGCTGGGGGAGTTCGAACCGGCCGTGGTCGACGCCGGTGTTGGTGAACGAATCTTGTATCTTCGATTTCGGGATGGCCTCGGGGAACGCGTCCGCGCCCTTGAGCGCGTCGCCACACGCGATGTGGCCCGCCTCCGCCTCGTCCTTCCGCTCGACGACGACGACGTCGAGGCCGTCACGAGCGGCGCTGGCCGCGGCGTAACAGCCGGCGGTCCCCGCCCCGACGACGACGACGTCGTACTCGTGGGTAGTCATTGCTAAGTCGTCGCTCCCGCGGTGGGAAAACTCTTTATTCCCGATTCGTCGGGTGCGTGACGACGGAAGTGTCGAAGCGACCAGTCCGTGGCGTCACTCTGCCGTCTCGACTGCGCGCTCGATTTCCGCCCGCGCCGTCGCCACGAGGTCGTCGACGGCCTCGCTCTCGGCGTACAGACGGACGTACGGCTCCGTGCCGCTGGGACGGACGAGTAGCCACGAGCCGTCGGGTCGTTCGAGGCGAACGCCGTGATCGGTGTCGACGCTCGCTTCGGGGAACGCCTCGGGGAGCGTCGTCCGCAGTCGGTCCATCGTCGCCGCCTTCGCGTCGTCGGGACAGGGGACGCTCACCTTCCGGTAGGGACGCTCCGCGACCGGCGCCCGGAGGCCGTCCAGCCCCTCCCTCGCGACGTGGCGGGCGAAGACGGCTGCGCTGGCGACGGCGTCGATCCACCCGCCGAAGTCGGGGTGGAGATGTTTCCACGGCTCGGCCGCGAAGACGACGGTGCCACCGTCGGCTCGCACCCGCGCCACCCCCTCGTGGAGGGCGCCGAGGCGGACGCGTTCGACCCGGCCGCCGGCCTCGCGAACCCGGTCGTCGATCCGCGCGGAGGCGTTGGGAGTCGTCACGACCACGGGGTTGGTGGCGTCGCTCGCCCGGACGTATCGCTCCGCGAGGATGGCCAAGACCGTGTCCTCGTGGACCACCTCGCCCGAACCGTCGACGATCACGATGCGGTCGGCGTCGCCGTCGTGGCCGATCCCGAGGGCAGCGTCGCCGTCGGCGACGAACCGGCGGAGCGCGGTCAGGGACTCCGGCGTCGGCTTGCTCTCGCGGCCGGGGAAGTGGCCGTCGACGTTCGCCTCCAGCGTCTCGACCGACGCGCCGAGTTCGCCGAGGACCGCGGGCGTCGCGAGCGCCCCCATCCCGTTGCCGCAGTCGACGGCGACGGGGAGGCCGTCGAGGGGCGCGCCGAACCCGCGGGCGTAGTCGCCGACGGCCGCGCGGTAGGCGTCGAGAACCGACACCCCCCGGCTCCCGCCCCACGCGTCCCACTCGACCGGCGGGGCGTCGGCGTCGACGCGGCGCTCTATCTCCCCCTCCCGCTCCCGGTCGAACTCCACGCCGTCGACGAAACATTTGATGCCGTTGTCGCCGGGCGGGTTGTGCGAGGCGGTGAGCATCACGCCGTGACGCCCCAGCGAGGCGAAAGCGAGGGCGGGGGTGGGGACGACGCCGAGGCGACGGACCGACGCGCCGCCGGAGCGGACGCCGGCCTCGACGGCGGCGGCGAGCGCCCCGCCGGTGGTTCGGCCGTCGCGACCGATCACCACCTCCGTGTTCCGAGGCGTCTTCGACGCCTCGCCGGTCGCGTCGCGAGCGACCGCCCGGCCGACCGCCACTGCGAGCTCCGGCGTCACCGCCGTCCGTACGTCCCCGCGGATGCCCGCGGTCCCGAAGAGGTCCATATCGACTCTCCGACATCCAGCGGTTTGTATCGGTCGGTGATCGTATCGAAAAGTTCACCCGCGCCCCGGCGGATGGACCGGTATGTCAGCGGCCGATCCGTCTGACGGTTCGGGGCCACGGTCCGCCCCCGTCGACCGCGTCGTCCTCGCCGTCGTCGCCGTCACCCTCCTCGCACTCCTCGCTCGCTTCGTCGGCCTCGGGTCCCGGCCCTTCCACTGGGACGAGGCGCGCGTCGGCTACTGGAGCCTCCGATTCCTCGACACCGGCGCCTTCGAGTACCGCCCCGTCGCGGGCGGCCCCTTCCTCTACGTGGTCGAGCGGTTCGTCCTCGGTGCCGTCGGCGCGACGGACGCGACGGCCCGCGCCGTCGTCGCCGTCGTCGGCGGGTGCTCGCCGCTTCTCGCTCTGCTCTTCCGGCGGCGGCGGTCGGCGGACGCGTCGGCGACCCCGCGCTACCGGCTGACCGACACCGAAACGGTCGCCATGGCGGGCTTGCTCGCCGTCAGCCCCACCCTCCTCTACTACGGCCGGTTCCTGCGGGGTGACCTCCCCCTCGCCGTCTTCGGCCTCGTCGTCGTCGGCTGCACGGTTCGCGTCCTCGACGCGGAGGACGCGGCCGCCGCCCGCCCCTACCGCTATCTCGGTGCCGCGGCGCTCGCCGTCGCCGTCGCGGCATCGGCTTTCGTCGTCGGCTACCTGCTCTGCTGGCTGGCCGCCGCGGCGCTCACCGTCGACCAGCGCCGCCTCGTCGACGCGGGGGAGGGCGCCCGCGACCACCTCGAACGGGCGGTCGAGCGCCTGCGTGGCACCACCCGTTCCGCGCTCGGCGCCGTCGGCGTCTTCCTCGTCGTCCACCTGTTCTTCTACGCGCCACGCGTCGACGGCTCGATCCGTCCGTCGCCGGCGGCGGTCGAGGCGGCGTTTCTCGGCGCGGCCCGCGCCTTCTACGGGGTGCGCGTCGTCGGCCGGCGACAGGGGGGCGAACACCAACTGCTCCCCTACCTGAGCGCGCACGTCGAGACGCTGCTCGCGGCGTCGGCGGTGGTCGTCGGGCTGGCGGCCGTGGGCTTTCTCGCGGATCGGTACGGCCGGGGGGAGACGCGACCGGTGATCGCCTTCCACGCCTACTGGGCCGGGGCGTCGCTGCTCGTCTTCCCGGTGATCACCGAGGAGAGCGCGGCGTGGCTGACCGTCCACACCGTCGCCCCGGCCGTCGTCCCCGCGGCCGCGGCGGTGGGGCTGCTCGGCCGCTACGCCTCGCGGTCGCTCTCCCGCGACGACGCCGTCGGCGTCGCCGTCGCGGCGCTGCTCGCCCTGGCCGTCGCGGGGCAACTCGGCGTCGCGGCCGCGGGGACGGCCTACGGGCCGACGACGCCCGAGAATCCCCTCGCTCACCACGCCCAGCCGGCGGACGATCTCGATCCCTTCGTCGCCGACGTGTCGACGGCCATCGAGGGCAACGACGGGGTCGACGTGCTCTTCTACGGTCCCGAGTTCGTGCCGGTGTACGACGACCGACCGGATCGCCCGCCGGTGAGCGACGCGTGGGGCAACCGGCTCCCGCTCCCGTGGTATCTGGAGCGGCTGGGCGCGGAGACGGACGGCGTCCGCGAGGAAGCCGGTCTCGACGCGCTGGAGTCCCAGCCGCCGGTGGTCGTCGCCGACGCGAGTCGGCGGGCGGCGCTCGCGGCGCGGCTGGAGGGCTACGAGTCGAGCACGTATCGCCTGTCGCTGTGGAACCGAGAGGTCGTCGTCTTCGTCCGCTAGCGGAAGCCCATCGCCTCGATCTGTTCCTGATACCGATTACGAATGGTAACCTCGGTCACCTGGGCCACATCGGCCACCTCGCGCTGGGTCTTCTTCTCGTTACAGAGCAGGGACGCGGCGTAGATGGCGGCGGCGGCGAAGCCCGTGGGGGACTTGCCAGAGAGCAGGCCCTGCTCCGCGGAGACGTCGATGATCTCCGTCGCCTTGGCCTGGACCTCCTCGCTCAGGTCGAGCGCCGAGGCGAACCGAGGGACGAACTGCTTGGGATCGACCGGCTTGAGTTCCAGTCCGAGCTCCTGTGAGATGTAGCGGTAGGTACGACCGATCTCCTTCTGCGGGACGCGGGAGACTTCGGCCACCTCGTCGAGCGAGCGGGGGATGCCCTCCTGTCGGCAGGCGGCGTAGAGGGCGGCGGTGGCGACGCCCTCGATGGAGCGCCCGCGGATGAGGTCCTCGTTGAGCGCGCGTCGGTAGATCACCGAGGCCACCTCACGCACCGACCGGGGCACGCCGAGCGCGGAGGCCATCCGGTCGATCTCCGAGAGCGCGAACTGGAGGTTGCGCTCGCCCGCGTCCTTCGTCCGAATCCGTTCCTGCCACTTTCGGAGCCGGTGCATCTGCGAGCGCTTCTCGGAGGAGAGCGACCGCCCGTAGGCGTCCTTGTCCTTCCAGTCGATGGTCGTCGTCAGCCCGCGGTCGTGCATCGTCTCGGTGATGGGCGCGCCGACGCGGGACTTGCTCTGGCGCTCGGAGTGATTGAACGCCCGCCACTCCGGCCCGCGGTCGATCTGCCGTTCGTCGATTACCAGTCCGCAGTCGTCACAGACGAGTTCTCCCTGATCCGCGTCCGTGACGATGTTGTCTGACCCGCACTCGGGACAGTCAACGGATTCGTCCGCTTCCTGTTCCGTCTCCTGGCTCCGCTGGCGTTGGCGGCTCGGACGTTCCATTATAAGTGTCGTGGCGAACCTCTTATTTAAAACTTTGGCCGGTGTCGTCGCGCGGGCCACGGAATCGGCGCCGTCGGGCGAACGGCGGGGTGACCGACGGCGTCGTGACCCGTGTCAGCCCTCCGCGGGCTGGCCCGCCTCGGCGGCTTCGTACTTGTCCTCGAACTCGCGGATGAGCTGGCCCATCTTCGCGTACCAGTCGTTGAGCATGCGCTGCATGTCGTCGGCGATTTTCGAGGGATCGGTCGGGGAGTAGACGTGGTAGTAGCCGCCCTGGTCGTAGTTGACCTGCTCTTTCCCGATGAAGCCCGTCTGGAGCAGCCGCTGGACGGCACGGTAGGCCGTCGACCGCTCGCGGTCCACCGCGTCCGCGATCTCGTCGACGGTCAGCGGTTCGTCGGCCTCGACGAGCGCCCGGAAACACGCCTTGTCGAGCTGCTTGAGCCCGTGGAAACACTCGAGGAGTCCTTCACACTCCATGTCCCGCTGGAGTTGTTCGGACATCGAATCCGGCATTGTATCGCCGCTGAGTAGGCACCACACGGTTAAAAGACTTGTGTGGGAAGCGTACAATTTCGCTCGTGAGGTGACGGCGCCGGGGTCGACACACTGGGTCGAGCGCGACGCGCCGGCCGACGTGGGGCATCGTCGCGTCCCTCGGCGTGGAAAAGCGCCGAATTCGCGGGCAGCGGTGGGAACGTCGGCGAGCCGGCCCGCGCCGTCGGTGTTGAACAGTTATTACAATTCCGACCGGTCGGCCGGCGACGGCCCGGAGTCGCCCGTCGGTCCCACAAAAGTATTAGTTCCGACCACGTCTCGCCTGGTGTATGGAAGACGCCGCCCAGTCGCTCGCCGAGCGGTATCGGACCCTGACGCCCGACACGCTCCGGCTGGTGGTCTGGTACGGGGGCGACGAACACGACGTGATCCACGTCCGCGACGACGTCGTCGAGATGTACTCGCCGGGAGAGTTCGAGGAGAAGGTCAAACAACTCGTGGTCGAGGGAATCAGTGATCCGCCGGTCCAGGAGTCCTTCCGACTGTTCGGCAGCATGGGCGTCGCCGTCCGACGGTTCGAGAAAGCCGTCGTACTCCACTTTCCGGTCGACGAGTTCTCCGGAATCGCGGTCACCTTGGATAAGGACGGCTCTCCCTCGCTCGATACCCTCGTCGACGCCGGTATCGACGCGCTCGACGAGGTACGGTCGGATCAGTAGGCCTGCCACCCGGCCGCGCGCCCGCCGAGGCCGCGGAGCCGGAGTTCACACTCCGTCTCCGTCTCCCGCGTCTCGACCACGCCGTCGACCAACTGACTCAGCATGTCGAGTTCGCGAGCGGTCGGCGAGTCGACGACGAACACGCCGAAGGCGTCGGCGCTCTCGACCTGTCCGCTCAGCACGTGCACCATCCGGTAGACCCGCTGGAGGTTGTGGTACATCAGAAACGTCGACAGCGAGTGCATACCGAACCGCATCGGCGCCCCGTTCCGGTGGTACCGCTGGAAGAGCCCGGAGAGGGCGATGCTGAGTCCGGTCATGTCCCGCGGCGACGAGAGGTACGACGTCGTCTCGGTTTCGCGGACCTGTCCGAGCCCCCGCTCCTTCGTGACGCAGTCGACGACGTCGAGGCGGTCTGACGGCCGGTCGCCGTCCCACTCCCGGAACAGCTCCAGCAGTTTGCCCGCGCCCATCTTCGTCGTCACCATGATCGCGCCCTCGTCGTCGTCACCGCCGAGGAGGCGGATCACGAGTTCGCGCTTGCGCGTGAGCGGCGGCCCGGAGAGTAGAATCGACGTGCCCGGGGCGAATCCGTCGACCGGAACGACGCCGGGAGCCGAATATGCCATCATCCGGGGCCATCACGGCGAGAACCATTATCGTTGGGGCTTGTGTCCTCGAAACCTAATTATCGCGTGCGATGCCCTCGGGCGCACGTTTAAGTTAGCGCCTCGCATAGCGCCGACGAACGATGTCCGAGGACGCGGCGTCGGGGTACGACGGGACGTTCGACGGCCTCCGTCGACGGCTCGTCCGGACCTACGAGATGCTCCGGGGATCGACCCTCGACGTCCGTCCGTTCCGGCCGGGCGAGGACGGGCCACTCGCGGGGTTCGACGTGCCGCCCGGCCACGAGGAACTCGACCGCTACTGGGTGAACGCCCCCTTCGCGTACGTCGTGATCACGCGCGACGACGAGGAGAGTGAGAACCACTATCACGCGGTCGAACCCGACCTGAACCCCGTCGAGACGACGCTTCGTGACCGCGTGCTGGAGGATATCCGCGACCCACTGCTCTACCGGGACGACGACGGCCCGGCCGACGAGTCGGTGCTCGCGACGGAACTGGAGTCGCTGCTGGAGGAGTACGGCGTCGACGTGGACATGCACACCTTCTACAAACTCCTCTACTACCTCGTTCGGGGCTTTCGCGGCTTCGGCCGCATCGACCCGTTGATGCACGACCCCCACATCGAGGACGTGTCGTGTGACGGCTACGACCTGCCCATCTTCGTCTACCACGACGAGTACACCGACATCGAGACGAACATCATCTTCGAGGATCCCGACGAACTCGACAACTACGTCGTCCAACTGGCCCAGCAGTCCGGCCGCCACATCAGCGTCGGCGACCCCGTCATCGGAACGACCCTTCCCGACGGCTCCCGGATCGAACTCGCCCTCGGCGAGGAGGTGACCCCACGCGGGTCGGCCTTCACCATCCGCCAGTACGCCGACGAGCCGTTCACGCCCATCGACCTCATCGACTACGGCACGTTCAACGTCGAGCAGATGGCCTACCTGTGGCTCGCCATCGAACACAACAAGTCGCTCATCTTCGCCGGCGGGACGGCCTCGGGGAAGACCACCTCGATGAACGCGGTGTCGATGTTCGTTCCCCCGCGCTCGAAGGTGCTCTCCATCGAGGACACCCGCGAACTCTCCTTGTACCACGACAACTGGCTCTCGAGCGTCACGCGCGAACGCCTCCACGAGGGCGCCGACATCGACATGTACGACCTCCTCCGGTCGGCGCTTCGTCACCGTCCCGAGTACATCATCGTCGGCGAGGTGCGGGGCGACGAGGCGGTGACGCTCTTTCAGGCGATGAACACAGGCCACACCACGTTCTCGACGATGCACGCCGACAGCATCGAGACGGTGATCAACCGACTGGAGAACGAGCCGATCAACGTCCCGCGGGCGATGATCCAGTCGCTCGACCTGCTCTCGGTCCAGCGGCTGACCCGCCTCGACGGCGAACGGGTGCGACGCTCGGCCGCCATCAGCGAAATCGGCGGTATCGACCAGCGAACTGGTGAACTCGACTACTCCAACGCCTTCACCTGGGACGCCGACACCGACACCTTCGACCGACAGGACAGCTCGCTGCTCGACGAGATTCGGGACGACCGCGGGTGGACGCGAA
This window of the Haloplanus rubicundus genome carries:
- a CDS encoding geranylgeranyl reductase family protein; the protein is MTTHEYDVVVVGAGTAGCYAAASAARDGLDVVVVERKDEAEAGHIACGDALKGADAFPEAIPKSKIQDSFTNTGVDHGRFELPQHDTVLDIPVPGELAVIDRHAFGRRIIESAEAAGAEFHYDTVVQDVVQDGARITGVRGIRKGDPVTYEAAVTVDAAGALSILQDKADFESATFDTNVSYSQFCSAYREIVEVPEEVEWDDALVFKPTQRAAGYLWYFPRTSTTINAGLGFQMTEEPMKLVEDLRRDLQKRPEFRGAEVKDKLGAALPTRRPYDSAVAPGFVAVGDAAGHVNPTTGGGIAGAAYAGTYAAEAIADAIDDPTEAALWEYNERVMDHFGGRYAGLDVYNVLSTAVDVDDLMGLLASLPGEKLAEALYSGSTSMGLGLKIKSAIKSFGYWGTILDFYRTKQLAEELIGRYEAYPSDPSGLAAWQNDRDDLMERVYETTGAEPKY
- a CDS encoding phosphohexomutase domain-containing protein, encoding MDLFGTAGIRGDVRTAVTPELAVAVGRAVARDATGEASKTPRNTEVVIGRDGRTTGGALAAAVEAGVRSGGASVRRLGVVPTPALAFASLGRHGVMLTASHNPPGDNGIKCFVDGVEFDREREGEIERRVDADAPPVEWDAWGGSRGVSVLDAYRAAVGDYARGFGAPLDGLPVAVDCGNGMGALATPAVLGELGASVETLEANVDGHFPGRESKPTPESLTALRRFVADGDAALGIGHDGDADRIVIVDGSGEVVHEDTVLAILAERYVRASDATNPVVVTTPNASARIDDRVREAGGRVERVRLGALHEGVARVRADGGTVVFAAEPWKHLHPDFGGWIDAVASAAVFARHVAREGLDGLRAPVAERPYRKVSVPCPDDAKAATMDRLRTTLPEAFPEASVDTDHGVRLERPDGSWLLVRPSGTEPYVRLYAESEAVDDLVATARAEIERAVETAE
- a CDS encoding flippase activity-associated protein Agl23, with product MSAADPSDGSGPRSAPVDRVVLAVVAVTLLALLARFVGLGSRPFHWDEARVGYWSLRFLDTGAFEYRPVAGGPFLYVVERFVLGAVGATDATARAVVAVVGGCSPLLALLFRRRRSADASATPRYRLTDTETVAMAGLLAVSPTLLYYGRFLRGDLPLAVFGLVVVGCTVRVLDAEDAAAARPYRYLGAAALAVAVAASAFVVGYLLCWLAAAALTVDQRRLVDAGEGARDHLERAVERLRGTTRSALGAVGVFLVVHLFFYAPRVDGSIRPSPAAVEAAFLGAARAFYGVRVVGRRQGGEHQLLPYLSAHVETLLAASAVVVGLAAVGFLADRYGRGETRPVIAFHAYWAGASLLVFPVITEESAAWLTVHTVAPAVVPAAAAVGLLGRYASRSLSRDDAVGVAVAALLALAVAGQLGVAAAGTAYGPTTPENPLAHHAQPADDLDPFVADVSTAIEGNDGVDVLFYGPEFVPVYDDRPDRPPVSDAWGNRLPLPWYLERLGAETDGVREEAGLDALESQPPVVVADASRRAALAARLEGYESSTYRLSLWNREVVVFVR
- a CDS encoding transcription initiation factor IIB, producing the protein MERPSRQRQRSQETEQEADESVDCPECGSDNIVTDADQGELVCDDCGLVIDERQIDRGPEWRAFNHSERQSKSRVGAPITETMHDRGLTTTIDWKDKDAYGRSLSSEKRSQMHRLRKWQERIRTKDAGERNLQFALSEIDRMASALGVPRSVREVASVIYRRALNEDLIRGRSIEGVATAALYAACRQEGIPRSLDEVAEVSRVPQKEIGRTYRYISQELGLELKPVDPKQFVPRFASALDLSEEVQAKATEIIDVSAEQGLLSGKSPTGFAAAAIYAASLLCNEKKTQREVADVAQVTEVTIRNRYQEQIEAMGFR
- a CDS encoding helix-turn-helix domain-containing protein, with the translated sequence MPDSMSEQLQRDMECEGLLECFHGLKQLDKACFRALVEADEPLTVDEIADAVDRERSTAYRAVQRLLQTGFIGKEQVNYDQGGYYHVYSPTDPSKIADDMQRMLNDWYAKMGQLIREFEDKYEAAEAGQPAEG
- a CDS encoding DUF7504 family protein, whose amino-acid sequence is MAYSAPGVVPVDGFAPGTSILLSGPPLTRKRELVIRLLGGDDDEGAIMVTTKMGAGKLLELFREWDGDRPSDRLDVVDCVTKERGLGQVRETETTSYLSSPRDMTGLSIALSGLFQRYHRNGAPMRFGMHSLSTFLMYHNLQRVYRMVHVLSGQVESADAFGVFVVDSPTARELDMLSQLVDGVVETRETETECELRLRGLGGRAAGWQAY
- a CDS encoding type II/IV secretion system ATPase subunit, yielding MSEDAASGYDGTFDGLRRRLVRTYEMLRGSTLDVRPFRPGEDGPLAGFDVPPGHEELDRYWVNAPFAYVVITRDDEESENHYHAVEPDLNPVETTLRDRVLEDIRDPLLYRDDDGPADESVLATELESLLEEYGVDVDMHTFYKLLYYLVRGFRGFGRIDPLMHDPHIEDVSCDGYDLPIFVYHDEYTDIETNIIFEDPDELDNYVVQLAQQSGRHISVGDPVIGTTLPDGSRIELALGEEVTPRGSAFTIRQYADEPFTPIDLIDYGTFNVEQMAYLWLAIEHNKSLIFAGGTASGKTTSMNAVSMFVPPRSKVLSIEDTRELSLYHDNWLSSVTRERLHEGADIDMYDLLRSALRHRPEYIIVGEVRGDEAVTLFQAMNTGHTTFSTMHADSIETVINRLENEPINVPRAMIQSLDLLSVQRLTRLDGERVRRSAAISEIGGIDQRTGELDYSNAFTWDADTDTFDRQDSSLLDEIRDDRGWTRTQLLEELRNRRQFLTTLQDRGITDYRRFTALVNEYYADPERVLERIAADGATP